One stretch of Leadbetterella byssophila DSM 17132 DNA includes these proteins:
- a CDS encoding RagB/SusD family nutrient uptake outer membrane protein has protein sequence MKKNILTLIIAALSLSSCSNFLEEENRQSLTSNEIFQDPSSFDGLVGQIYYLARNATSLYNINHLGTDIYTRGAIVAGIDELNDYVNLRPFNGSVSSAWTTNYRLIAAANVAIDRSNEISGLTETAKSKGLGQAKFFRAFAYFNLVEQFGPVPLILNEVRSAQVDLKRVEEVEVYAQILKDLDEALAAVDETPALYGTVSKDAVRHLKAQVLLTRGYKSFKGANDFSEAASLAETVISRHPLASDFAQFFTKAGQRNNEVVFALLYGSNPVTRREGNDRHLLFKFSYDVYPGMTRSTLYHRGLGPAPTPYFFSLFEEGDKREAATLRRTLLAEIADAERGVKVGDTVIHFPKTPWSQALIGSKSYTVVNPENYFIPNGTTQIQYPMFRKFDDPGVPYTNGGIDPEGERDAVIMRSGEAYLFAAEAYLQMGDKVKAATFINALRTRAGWNKPVTADQMTIDVILEESARELAGETSRWMELKRTGKLMERALKYNPHVALNNALRDFHLLRPIPNSEIDASGGSLTQNNGY, from the coding sequence ATGAAGAAGAATATATTAACCCTAATTATAGCAGCTTTAAGCTTGAGCTCCTGCTCAAACTTTCTGGAAGAGGAGAACAGGCAGTCCTTAACTAGTAATGAAATCTTCCAGGATCCCAGTTCTTTTGATGGCTTGGTAGGTCAGATCTATTATCTGGCCAGAAATGCTACCTCCTTATACAATATCAATCATTTGGGTACTGATATTTATACCCGTGGAGCTATCGTAGCCGGAATAGATGAATTAAATGACTATGTTAACCTTAGACCATTTAACGGATCAGTGTCTTCTGCATGGACTACGAATTATAGATTGATTGCGGCCGCTAACGTGGCCATAGATAGATCCAATGAGATCTCCGGACTTACAGAAACAGCAAAATCAAAAGGACTGGGTCAAGCTAAGTTCTTTAGAGCTTTTGCCTACTTTAATTTGGTGGAACAATTTGGACCGGTGCCTTTGATCCTAAATGAAGTGAGAAGTGCGCAGGTGGATCTTAAACGGGTTGAGGAAGTAGAGGTATATGCGCAGATTCTGAAAGATCTGGATGAAGCATTAGCAGCTGTGGACGAAACTCCCGCCTTATATGGTACCGTCTCTAAAGATGCGGTAAGACATCTGAAAGCTCAGGTTTTATTAACAAGAGGGTATAAATCATTCAAGGGAGCCAATGATTTTTCTGAAGCGGCAAGTCTGGCTGAGACGGTCATCTCAAGGCATCCACTAGCAAGTGATTTTGCACAGTTTTTTACAAAAGCCGGCCAAAGGAATAATGAGGTGGTTTTTGCCCTGCTTTACGGATCAAATCCGGTAACTAGAAGAGAAGGGAACGACAGACATTTATTGTTTAAATTCTCTTATGATGTTTATCCCGGGATGACTCGTTCAACTCTTTACCACAGAGGTTTAGGGCCAGCTCCCACTCCCTATTTCTTCTCCCTATTTGAAGAAGGAGACAAGCGTGAAGCGGCTACTTTAAGAAGAACTTTATTAGCTGAGATTGCGGATGCGGAAAGAGGAGTGAAGGTTGGAGATACAGTGATCCATTTCCCCAAAACTCCCTGGAGTCAGGCCTTGATAGGAAGTAAAAGCTATACTGTGGTTAATCCGGAAAACTATTTTATTCCTAATGGAACTACGCAGATCCAGTATCCCATGTTCCGTAAATTTGATGATCCCGGAGTTCCTTATACGAACGGGGGCATTGATCCGGAAGGAGAGAGAGATGCTGTAATTATGCGTTCCGGTGAAGCCTATCTCTTCGCAGCAGAAGCCTACTTACAAATGGGAGATAAGGTAAAAGCAGCTACTTTCATCAATGCCCTAAGAACCAGAGCTGGATGGAATAAACCGGTGACGGCAGATCAAATGACTATTGATGTTATCTTAGAAGAAAGTGCCAGAGAATTAGCAGGCGAAACGAGCAGATGGATGGAATTGAAGAGGACGGGAAAACTGATGGAAAGAGCTCTTAAATACAATCCTCATGTGGCGCTTAATAATGCACTTAGAGATTTCCATTTGCTAAGACCTATTCCAAATAGCGAAATAGATGCTAGTGGTGGTAGCTTAACTCAAAATAATGGATATTAA
- a CDS encoding DUF4861 domain-containing protein encodes MKRVLIALAFAVLGCNPKTQLTIENESTIDLQDKPVILSKSEIPGGIQDGLFPTVLSPNGELVPSQIEDVDGDGIWDQLVFVADFQAGEAKKFDIAWVNHLPEFTKRTSVRFGVRDSLNDVVKPKITDVFFPHELPGVNGYQPYQTDGPSWENDKVGFRHYLDGRNSKDVFGKKVEYMSPENVGINKDGVTEDNYHVMEEWGRDIMNVGNSLGLGGISLEIGGERLRRLGIIEGDPKGNVDSTVFTILQEGPVHSQMLFDYKSWRPLDEDRTYNLTETVEIWPGVHGYKNTVHLKDPKGDEVVLVGLVNSRTNKPLSTIYENEEWMVLGTHDKQTYEKEWYLGLALVLPKSAFINTIKAPDEGRISKTYLARMKADQPFSYYAMACWELRDSGFVDEEYYQKYLQNFVDQLTVKLKVR; translated from the coding sequence ATGAAAAGAGTTTTAATAGCTTTAGCATTTGCGGTCTTAGGATGTAATCCTAAGACCCAATTGACTATTGAAAACGAGAGTACCATTGATCTTCAGGATAAACCGGTAATTTTAAGTAAATCCGAAATTCCTGGTGGAATCCAGGATGGTTTATTCCCAACTGTACTAAGTCCAAATGGAGAATTGGTTCCTTCGCAAATAGAAGATGTGGATGGTGATGGAATCTGGGATCAACTAGTCTTTGTAGCTGACTTTCAAGCGGGGGAAGCTAAGAAATTTGATATTGCCTGGGTTAACCACTTGCCTGAGTTCACAAAAAGAACCAGTGTTCGATTCGGAGTAAGGGATTCCCTGAATGATGTGGTGAAACCCAAAATCACGGATGTGTTCTTTCCACATGAATTACCGGGAGTGAACGGGTATCAACCTTATCAAACGGATGGACCTTCTTGGGAAAATGACAAAGTTGGATTTAGACATTATCTGGATGGCAGAAATTCTAAAGATGTTTTTGGCAAGAAGGTAGAGTATATGTCGCCTGAAAATGTAGGGATAAATAAGGACGGAGTTACGGAAGATAATTACCATGTGATGGAAGAGTGGGGCAGGGATATCATGAATGTGGGTAATTCTTTAGGACTTGGAGGTATTTCTCTGGAAATCGGAGGTGAAAGATTGAGGAGGTTAGGTATCATTGAGGGAGATCCGAAAGGAAATGTGGACAGTACTGTATTTACTATACTACAGGAAGGACCTGTACATTCACAAATGCTCTTTGACTATAAAAGCTGGAGACCTTTAGATGAGGATAGAACCTATAACTTGACGGAGACAGTAGAGATATGGCCGGGGGTTCACGGTTATAAAAATACGGTTCATCTTAAAGATCCAAAAGGAGATGAGGTAGTGTTAGTAGGACTTGTAAATTCAAGGACAAATAAGCCACTAAGCACCATCTATGAAAATGAGGAATGGATGGTGTTAGGGACGCATGATAAACAAACCTATGAGAAGGAGTGGTATTTAGGACTAGCATTAGTTTTGCCCAAGTCCGCCTTTATAAACACCATAAAAGCACCTGACGAAGGTAGAATTTCCAAAACCTATTTGGCAAGAATGAAAGCAGATCAACCCTTCTCTTACTATGCCATGGCTTGTTGGGAATTGAGAGATTCAGGATTTGTGGACGAAGAATATTATCAAAAGTATTTACAAAACTTTGTAGATCAATTGACTGTAAAATTGAAAGTGAGATGA
- a CDS encoding glycoside hydrolase family 88/105 protein produces MIKRILALCLGTWQVFGQVTDGNTPLHLIPPAYPHAYGKATPASIKEDLDKIYTYLNAVTPMELVDKNTGRSLKSPTTNAMFKKGDYRLFSYEWGVTYSAMLTAAEVSGDSRYKEYALQRMQYLSQLAAYYKSNSSLEEQKSSPVASILHPHALDDAGALGMAMIKGLNTQNKGQLTPVIEHFLDFIMNKEYRLPDGTFARNRPLKNTVWLDDMFMSVPAIAYMGKLTGEKKYFDEATKQVKQFSQRMFDTQKNIFIHGWLEESAVQPKFHWGRANGWAIMAITELLTVLPKEHPDRSVIMDLYLKHVQGLAALQSGSGFWHQLLDKSDTYLETSATAIFTYSICKGINEGWLDYEAFGPMVLLAWEALSTQITPDGKVTGTCVGTGMGFDPAFYYYRPVNPYAAHSYGPMLLAGSEVMKLLKNRSYGINETAVQFLQR; encoded by the coding sequence ATGATTAAGAGAATATTGGCTTTATGTTTAGGTACCTGGCAAGTTTTTGGACAAGTGACAGATGGAAATACTCCTCTACATTTGATCCCACCGGCATACCCACATGCTTACGGGAAGGCCACACCAGCGAGTATTAAGGAAGATCTAGACAAGATCTATACCTACCTCAATGCGGTGACACCCATGGAATTAGTAGATAAGAATACCGGGAGGTCACTTAAGTCGCCCACTACAAATGCCATGTTTAAAAAAGGGGATTATCGGCTTTTCAGTTATGAGTGGGGAGTGACCTATTCTGCCATGCTAACTGCTGCGGAGGTTAGCGGAGATTCCAGGTATAAGGAGTATGCATTACAAAGAATGCAATATCTGTCCCAACTAGCAGCGTATTATAAATCCAATAGTTCTTTAGAGGAGCAAAAGTCTTCACCTGTAGCCAGTATCCTGCATCCCCACGCTTTAGATGATGCGGGGGCACTAGGTATGGCCATGATCAAAGGCTTAAATACCCAGAATAAAGGTCAATTAACTCCTGTCATTGAGCATTTTCTTGATTTTATAATGAACAAAGAGTATAGATTACCTGATGGAACCTTTGCTCGAAATCGTCCACTGAAAAATACAGTCTGGCTTGACGATATGTTCATGAGTGTTCCCGCCATAGCATACATGGGTAAGCTGACAGGGGAAAAGAAATACTTTGATGAAGCTACTAAGCAGGTTAAGCAATTCAGCCAAAGGATGTTTGATACCCAAAAGAATATCTTCATTCATGGGTGGTTAGAGGAATCTGCTGTCCAGCCCAAATTCCATTGGGGTAGAGCTAACGGCTGGGCCATCATGGCCATAACTGAACTATTAACGGTATTACCCAAAGAACATCCAGATAGATCAGTGATTATGGACTTATATCTGAAACATGTGCAGGGCTTAGCTGCTTTGCAGTCGGGCAGCGGATTCTGGCATCAACTTTTGGATAAATCTGATACCTACTTAGAGACTTCTGCCACTGCCATTTTTACCTATTCCATTTGCAAAGGTATCAATGAAGGGTGGTTAGATTACGAAGCATTTGGTCCTATGGTCTTATTAGCCTGGGAAGCACTTTCTACACAGATAACTCCTGATGGCAAGGTGACCGGTACTTGTGTGGGGACCGGAATGGGCTTTGATCCGGCATTTTATTATTACCGACCTGTGAACCCTTATGCTGCTCATAGCTATGGCCCCATGTTATTAGCCGGTTCTGAAGTCATGAAACTTCTAAAAAATCGTTCCTATGGAATCAATGAAACTGCTGTTCAGTTCCTTCAGCGTTAA
- a CDS encoding phosphatidylinositol-specific phospholipase C1-like protein produces MESMKLLFSSFSVKALVLLSVQTVNAQEKLNHVQVIGTHNSYKTAIDKPVMDTLMSFNPKWGVRFDYSHEPIDVQLNLGLANLEIDIAVDRNGGKFSKPALYELFKDQVPPYNQDGEMDKPGLKVLHMQDLDFRSHCGTLSTCLQILRKWSDEHPQHHPVFITMNAKTGPVNHLPTVADEFEKEDYQELNSLIWKELGPGKLLIPKDVQGNFPTLEAAILKKGWPTINSVRGKFIFVLDETGAKRSTYLNSGSEVQVMFTDSPEGDPNAAILIKNDPKKQKEEIKSLVKKGYIIRTRADADTFEARNEDYSRFQAACESGAQIITTDYYRESTHFPSSYKIIFPEGKYVRVNPLLKK; encoded by the coding sequence ATGGAATCAATGAAACTGCTGTTCAGTTCCTTCAGCGTTAAGGCACTGGTACTTTTAAGCGTACAGACGGTTAATGCACAGGAAAAACTTAATCATGTGCAAGTAATAGGTACGCACAACAGTTATAAAACGGCCATTGATAAGCCGGTGATGGACACCTTAATGTCCTTTAATCCCAAATGGGGAGTTAGATTTGATTATAGCCATGAACCCATAGATGTTCAGTTAAATCTAGGCTTGGCGAATTTGGAGATAGATATTGCAGTAGATAGAAATGGGGGCAAGTTCTCCAAGCCTGCACTCTATGAATTGTTCAAAGACCAGGTGCCTCCCTACAATCAAGATGGTGAGATGGATAAGCCAGGATTGAAAGTTTTGCATATGCAGGATTTAGACTTTAGGTCTCATTGTGGCACCTTATCTACATGCTTGCAAATCCTTAGAAAATGGTCAGATGAACATCCTCAACATCACCCTGTTTTTATAACCATGAATGCTAAAACGGGGCCGGTAAATCACTTACCCACAGTGGCAGATGAGTTCGAAAAGGAAGATTATCAGGAGCTAAACAGCTTGATATGGAAGGAATTGGGGCCCGGGAAATTATTGATTCCAAAAGATGTACAAGGAAACTTCCCCACATTGGAAGCCGCTATCTTAAAGAAGGGATGGCCTACTATTAATTCAGTGAGAGGTAAGTTTATCTTTGTACTGGATGAGACAGGTGCTAAGCGTAGTACGTATTTGAACAGTGGTAGTGAAGTGCAAGTGATGTTTACAGATTCACCGGAGGGGGATCCAAACGCAGCTATCTTGATAAAGAATGATCCCAAGAAGCAAAAGGAAGAAATCAAATCATTGGTGAAAAAGGGATATATCATTCGTACTAGGGCAGATGCTGACACATTTGAGGCCAGGAATGAAGATTACTCTAGATTCCAGGCTGCGTGTGAGTCGGGCGCGCAGATCATCACCACGGACTATTACAGAGAAAGCACTCATTTTCCTTCTAGCTATAAAATCATCTTTCCTGAAGGGAAATATGTGAGGGTAAATCCCCTGCTAAAGAAGTAA
- a CDS encoding class II fructose-bisphosphate aldolase yields MLISPKEMFGKCYGQYAIAAINVFHMEQVLAVFSAASKAKSPVIIQTTPVARNYAGHGMLLAMITAASEKYPEVVYAIHLDHGFEEHIDDALSRGGYTSVMIDASHDDFQINIERTRAIVSKAHAKGVVVEAELGILSGVEDDMEVGAEHARFTQPDEAVTFVEATGCDSLAIAVGTSHGAYKFSGKQGIQFPILKEIQSRMPGFPLVLHGGSSVSQEEVLRVNAAGGQMKEGSRGVSDEEITEAIKYGICKINVATDLRVLWARVHREYFRDQPELFDSVPPGQIYMRELEAFCLEKFEKLGSAGRAQEYL; encoded by the coding sequence ATGCTGATTAGTCCTAAAGAGATGTTTGGGAAATGCTATGGCCAATATGCTATAGCGGCCATTAATGTGTTCCATATGGAACAGGTTTTGGCTGTATTCAGTGCTGCATCTAAAGCAAAATCCCCAGTTATTATACAAACCACACCTGTAGCCAGAAACTATGCAGGTCATGGAATGCTATTGGCCATGATTACTGCAGCTTCAGAGAAGTATCCGGAAGTGGTGTATGCCATCCACCTAGATCATGGATTCGAAGAGCATATTGACGATGCTTTAAGTCGTGGGGGATATACTTCAGTCATGATTGATGCATCTCATGATGACTTTCAGATAAATATTGAACGAACTCGTGCCATTGTATCCAAAGCTCACGCTAAAGGTGTAGTGGTGGAAGCTGAATTAGGCATTCTCAGCGGAGTGGAAGATGATATGGAAGTGGGTGCTGAACATGCTCGATTTACTCAACCGGATGAAGCCGTAACCTTCGTGGAAGCTACAGGTTGTGACAGTTTAGCCATAGCCGTAGGGACCAGCCATGGGGCTTATAAGTTTTCGGGAAAACAAGGGATTCAATTTCCTATCCTGAAAGAAATACAAAGTCGTATGCCGGGATTTCCTCTAGTCCTACATGGGGGATCTTCTGTATCCCAGGAAGAAGTACTACGAGTAAATGCTGCCGGAGGACAGATGAAGGAAGGAAGCAGAGGGGTGTCAGATGAAGAAATCACAGAAGCCATAAAGTACGGTATTTGCAAGATCAATGTAGCCACAGACCTAAGGGTCTTATGGGCTAGAGTGCATAGGGAATATTTTAGAGACCAACCGGAATTATTTGATTCCGTGCCTCCCGGACAAATATACATGAGGGAGTTAGAGGCTTTTTGTTTAGAAAAATTTGAAAAACTAGGATCTGCCGGACGAGCGCAGGAATACCTATAA
- the iolB gene encoding 5-deoxy-glucuronate isomerase, with protein sequence MRDTLIVKPNYKEEEYIHITPSSAGWEHLSFAARNMKKGEVWKHQTGNHEYAIILLGGDFSVKSNRGEWVTENGRKDVFSGIAHTLYLPANTDFELVAESEILDIAYGWCRTDKQLDPVFKLPSEAEIEIRGGDNATRQINSLVQPGFPCDRLVAVEVYTPSGNWSSFPAHKHDERKVDENGVLLEACLEETYFYKIDKPQGYAIQQVYTDDRSLDVVNVVKHNEVVLVPKGYHPVVAGHGYNVYYLNFLAGSDQSLANTPDPDHAWIFGTWKGIDERIPMVKS encoded by the coding sequence ATGAGAGATACATTGATAGTAAAGCCGAATTATAAAGAGGAGGAATATATCCATATCACCCCTAGTTCGGCTGGATGGGAACACTTAAGTTTTGCTGCGCGAAACATGAAGAAAGGGGAGGTTTGGAAACATCAGACAGGAAACCATGAATATGCCATTATCCTTCTAGGTGGGGATTTTAGCGTAAAATCCAATAGGGGAGAATGGGTCACTGAGAACGGTAGGAAAGATGTGTTCTCCGGAATAGCTCACACCTTGTATTTACCTGCCAATACAGACTTTGAATTAGTGGCTGAAAGTGAAATATTGGATATAGCATACGGTTGGTGCAGGACAGATAAGCAGTTGGATCCCGTATTTAAACTTCCATCTGAGGCTGAGATTGAGATTCGCGGAGGGGATAATGCTACACGTCAGATCAATAGTCTTGTGCAACCTGGATTTCCTTGCGACCGACTAGTAGCTGTAGAAGTTTATACTCCCTCAGGCAACTGGAGTAGCTTTCCTGCACATAAACATGATGAGAGAAAAGTAGATGAGAACGGAGTACTACTTGAGGCATGTTTGGAAGAAACCTATTTCTATAAGATTGATAAACCGCAAGGGTATGCCATCCAACAGGTCTATACAGATGACAGAAGCCTGGATGTGGTAAACGTAGTTAAACACAATGAAGTGGTTTTAGTGCCCAAAGGATATCATCCTGTAGTAGCCGGACACGGTTATAATGTGTATTATCTCAACTTCTTAGCGGGATCAGATCAGTCTTTGGCCAATACGCCTGACCCTGATCATGCATGGATTTTTGGTACATGGAAAGGCATTGATGAACGAATCCCAATGGTAAAGTCATGA
- the iolC gene encoding 5-dehydro-2-deoxygluconokinase has translation MKYDIVAMGRSSIDLYSQNIGADFVDIKGFDAFVGGSPLNIVTGCQRLGLNTALLTGVGADKVGDFILNFLKNEGIETKFIPTIPHARSSAVILGIQPPDTFPLVYYRHNAADTHVNIDHVNAVNMEEVRLFEVSGTALSLEPSRSAVFHAMERANAAGVTTVLDIDFRADQWSDLRSFGIMVRALLPKVKIAIGTEEEILAAMLKDSRQVEITHQQISAPTIHGDVEEAIQGLMDLGVEILLVKRGSKGVSVYQKGQETFNVPGFPVEPLNVLGAGDAFASGFIYGYLQGWDLYKSCRMGNASGAQVVLQPGCANFMPTLEESMKFIEEHGGF, from the coding sequence ATGAAATACGATATAGTAGCAATGGGTAGGTCTTCCATAGATCTTTACTCACAAAACATAGGCGCGGATTTTGTAGATATAAAAGGTTTTGATGCTTTTGTAGGCGGATCACCTTTAAATATCGTTACAGGCTGTCAAAGGCTAGGTTTAAACACAGCCTTATTAACGGGAGTAGGTGCAGATAAAGTAGGAGATTTTATTTTGAACTTCTTGAAAAATGAGGGAATAGAGACCAAATTTATTCCTACCATCCCGCACGCCAGATCTTCAGCTGTCATCCTAGGTATTCAGCCTCCTGACACCTTCCCTTTGGTTTATTACAGACATAATGCGGCTGATACCCACGTAAATATAGATCATGTTAACGCCGTGAATATGGAGGAGGTTCGATTATTCGAAGTGTCAGGTACAGCACTTAGTCTGGAGCCTAGCAGATCTGCGGTGTTCCACGCCATGGAAAGGGCTAATGCCGCAGGAGTGACAACGGTCCTGGATATCGACTTCAGAGCGGATCAATGGAGTGATTTAAGATCTTTCGGTATCATGGTTAGAGCTTTACTTCCTAAAGTGAAAATCGCAATAGGTACAGAGGAAGAGATACTAGCGGCCATGCTTAAGGATTCCCGACAGGTGGAAATCACCCACCAACAAATATCTGCACCAACCATTCATGGAGATGTAGAAGAAGCCATTCAAGGTCTCATGGACTTAGGTGTAGAGATTCTATTGGTGAAAAGAGGATCTAAAGGGGTTAGTGTATACCAAAAGGGCCAAGAGACCTTTAATGTGCCGGGATTTCCCGTAGAGCCTTTAAATGTGCTAGGTGCTGGTGATGCATTTGCTTCAGGTTTCATCTATGGTTATCTACAAGGATGGGATCTCTATAAATCTTGCAGAATGGGGAATGCATCAGGGGCACAGGTAGTCCTTCAGCCAGGGTGCGCCAATTTCATGCCTACTCTGGAAGAATCCATGAAATTTATTGAAGAACACGGAGGTTTTTAA
- the iolD gene encoding 3D-(3,5/4)-trihydroxycyclohexane-1,2-dione acylhydrolase (decyclizing): MKLTVAQALIRFLDQQYVERDGVEHKFFAGCFGIFGHGNVGGIGQALFENPEFRYYQARNEQAMVHTAVAYSKMKNRLETFACTSSIGPGATNMVTGAALATINRIPVLLLPGDIFATRHIGPVLQQLEDPSNADASVNDTFKPVSRFWDRVNRPEQLISSLLQAMRVLTSPAETGAVTICLPQDVQAEAYDYPEEFFKKRVWYMGRPLPDAQLLQRAAQIIKEAKKPMIIAGGGVIYSEACSTLAEFSKNTGIAVAETFAGKGSLNFDHPLNLGAAGATGTEGANAYAAEADVVIGVGTRYSDFTMASHTAFQNPDVKFININIAEFDAYKQSALPLTGDAKTTLEALGRLLGGYKTSKEYQEQAAAYNVSWDQKVAEAYAVVAEDSMSQAEVIGAVNSFAGPKDVMVCAAGSMPGDLHKLWRCTDPKNFHMEYGYSTMGYEIAGGLGVKMADPSREVYVMVGDGSYLMLSSEIVTAVQEGVKLTIVLINNHGYASIGGLSKSLGSEGFGTQYRYRGEKHFDGDALPYDLATNAESLGATVLRTSNESSFKAALEQAKKNANTTVIYIETPPERKMAGYGHAWWEVPVSEVSNTASIQEAYEKLTLNKKRQRWHL, from the coding sequence ATGAAACTAACAGTAGCTCAAGCTTTGATCCGCTTTTTGGATCAGCAATATGTAGAAAGAGATGGAGTAGAACATAAGTTCTTTGCCGGTTGTTTTGGGATTTTTGGCCACGGAAACGTGGGGGGGATAGGCCAGGCTTTATTTGAAAATCCTGAATTCAGGTATTATCAGGCGAGAAACGAGCAAGCTATGGTTCATACGGCTGTGGCCTATAGCAAGATGAAGAATAGATTAGAAACCTTTGCATGTACCAGCTCTATAGGACCTGGTGCCACAAATATGGTTACCGGTGCAGCTCTAGCTACCATAAACCGTATACCGGTCTTGCTACTTCCAGGTGATATCTTTGCTACGAGACATATAGGTCCGGTGCTTCAGCAATTGGAAGATCCTTCTAATGCAGATGCTTCCGTGAATGATACCTTTAAGCCGGTTTCAAGGTTCTGGGATAGAGTTAATAGACCGGAGCAATTGATCTCCTCCCTCCTCCAAGCTATGCGAGTCCTGACCAGTCCTGCTGAAACAGGTGCAGTAACCATTTGTTTACCTCAGGATGTACAGGCGGAAGCTTATGATTATCCGGAAGAGTTCTTTAAGAAGAGGGTTTGGTATATGGGTAGACCATTACCGGATGCTCAACTTTTACAGAGAGCTGCCCAGATCATAAAAGAGGCAAAGAAGCCAATGATTATTGCAGGAGGTGGTGTTATTTATTCTGAAGCTTGCTCTACACTAGCTGAATTCAGTAAGAATACGGGAATTGCCGTGGCTGAAACCTTTGCCGGAAAAGGGAGTTTGAATTTTGATCATCCTTTGAATTTGGGAGCGGCTGGTGCTACCGGCACGGAAGGAGCAAATGCCTATGCAGCAGAGGCGGATGTGGTAATCGGTGTAGGGACAAGATACAGTGATTTTACGATGGCTTCCCACACGGCCTTTCAAAATCCCGATGTCAAGTTTATAAATATCAATATCGCTGAGTTTGACGCTTATAAGCAAAGTGCGTTGCCTCTTACCGGTGATGCGAAGACTACCTTAGAGGCTTTGGGACGCCTTCTAGGCGGTTACAAAACCTCAAAGGAATACCAGGAGCAAGCGGCAGCTTATAATGTTAGTTGGGATCAAAAAGTGGCTGAGGCCTATGCCGTAGTAGCAGAGGATTCTATGTCCCAGGCAGAAGTGATTGGGGCTGTAAATTCATTTGCAGGTCCAAAAGATGTGATGGTCTGTGCAGCGGGAAGTATGCCGGGCGACTTGCACAAGTTATGGAGATGCACAGATCCTAAAAACTTCCATATGGAATACGGCTATTCCACTATGGGCTATGAAATTGCCGGAGGCTTAGGGGTAAAAATGGCTGATCCTTCTAGAGAAGTGTATGTGATGGTGGGTGATGGAAGTTATCTAATGCTGTCCTCAGAAATAGTAACTGCCGTTCAGGAAGGTGTAAAATTGACCATCGTTTTAATCAATAATCATGGATACGCAAGTATAGGTGGACTTTCAAAGTCTTTAGGCAGCGAAGGTTTTGGTACTCAATACAGATACAGAGGAGAGAAACATTTTGACGGAGACGCTTTACCTTATGATTTGGCCACTAATGCAGAGAGTTTAGGGGCTACGGTTCTTAGAACAAGTAATGAGTCCAGTTTTAAAGCAGCGCTTGAACAAGCCAAAAAGAATGCAAACACAACGGTCATCTATATAGAAACTCCTCCTGAAAGAAAAATGGCCGGATATGGTCATGCTTGGTGGGAAGTACCCGTATCAGAGGTATCAAACACCGCAAGTATTCAGGAGGCCTACGAAAAACTAACCTTAAATAAAAAGCGCCAGAGATGGCATTTGTAA